CGCTCGCGCTGATCGCGGCCTCGCCCCGCTTCGGCACGGCCGACGAGTTCCGGCAGAGAGGCGTGATCGTCCGCACGAACGGCCTCGACCCCATCGCCCGTACCGCGCCCGAGCGCTGGTTCACCGGCGGGTTCGCCGCCGCCCAGCCCGCGATCACCGAGTGGGCCGTGCAGATGGTGCGCACCACCGACCCCGGTTGCTACATCGCCTCCTGCGAGGCGCTCGCCTCGTTCGACGTCCGTCCCGAGCTGGGGCGGGTCGGCGTACCGACCCTGGTGCTGGTCGGATCGGACGACCAGGTCACCGGTCCCGCGGAGGCCCGCACGCTGGTCGCCGGCATCCCGGACGCCCGCCTCGCCGTCGTCCCCGGCGCCTCCCACCTGGTCCCGGTGGAGCAGCCCGCGGCGGTCACCGACCTGCTGGTGCGGCACTTCTCCACGGCCTGGCAGCCCGCCTTCGAGACCTCCACCGGCCAGAACGCCCTGCCCCCGGCCGCCCTCAAGCCGGTCCTGTCTCCCGCCCCGCCGCAGCCCCCGCAGACCGGGCCCGTCGCCGAGATCGCCCCGGTCGTCGTACCGCCGCAGGCCCAGGGGCGGCCCGACCCGTACGACGCCGGGATCAAGGTCCGCCGCGAGGTGCTGGGCGACGCGCACGTGGACCGGGCGCTGGCCCAGGCCGACGCGTTCTCCGGGGACTTCCAGGAGTTCATCACCCGCTACGCCTGGGGCGAGATCTGGGACCGCCCCGGCCTCGACCGGCGCACCCGCAGCTGTGTCACCCTCACCGCCCTGGTCGCCGGCGGCCACCTGGACGAGCTGGCCTTCCACACCAGAGCCGCCCTGCGCAACGGCCTCACCCCGGGCGAGATCAAGGAAGTGCTGCTCCAGGCGGCCGTCTACTGCGGCGTACCGGCCGCCAACAGTGCGTTCAAGGTCGCCCAGCAGGTCATCCGCGAGGAGACCACGCCCCAGGGGTGAAGTCCGCGGGAAGAGCGCGGAGGCAGGATGGACCCATGAAGCTCACGAAGAAGTCGCACGCCTGCGTCCGCCTGGAGAAGGACGGCCGGACCCTCGTCCTCGACCCCGGCGCCTTCAGCGAGGAGGACGCCGCGCTCGGCGCGGACGCGATCCTCGTCACCCACGAGCACCCCGACCACTTCGACGAGTCCCGGCTGCGCGCCGCGATGGAGAACAACCCGGCCGCCGAGATCTGGACCCTGCGGGCGGTCGCCGAGAAGATCTCGTCCGCCTTCCCCGGCCGCGTCCACTCCGTCGGCCACGGCGACACCTTCACCGCCGCCGGCTTCGACGTCCAGGTCCACGGCGAGCTCCACGCGGTGATCCACCCGGACATCCCGCGCATCACCAACGTCGGATACCTCGTCGACGGCGGCAGGGTCTTCCACCCCGGCGACGCCCTCACCGTCCCCGACCACCCGGTGGAGACGCTGATGCTCCCCGTCATGGCCCCCTGGAGCAAGATCTCCGAGGTCATCGACTACGTCCGGGAGCTGAAGCCGCAGCGCGCCTACGACATCCACGACGCCCTCCTCACCGACCTGGCCCGACCCATCTACGACCGGCAGATCGGGCAGCTCGGCGGCTCGGAGCACCTGCGGCTGACGCCGGGGGAGTCCGCCGAGGTCTGAGGCCTTGGGGGTTCTTGCACTGTGCCCGGCCGGGCCGCGTTGTCAGACCCGCCGGGTAGGTTGTGGGACATGCGCATCGCGACCTGGAACGTGAACTCGATCACCGCCCGCCTGCCGAGGCTCCTGGCCTGGCTGGAGAGCAGCGGCACGGACGTGCTGTGCCTCCAGGAGGCAAAGGTCGCCGAGGAGCAGTTCCCCGCGGAGCAACTGCGCGAGCTGGGTTACGAGTCGGCGGTCCACGCGACCGGCCGGTGGAACGGCGTGGCGGTGCTCTCCCGCGTCGGCATCGAGGATGTCGTCAAGGGCCTGCCCGGCGATCCCGGGTTCGACGGTTCGGTGGAGCCCCGCGCCATCTCGGCGACCTGCGGCCCGCTCCGCGTCTGGTCGGTGTACGTGCCGAACGGCCGTGAGGTGGAGCACCCGCACTACGCCTACAAGCTCCAGTGGTTCGAGGCCCTCAAGGCCGCCGTCGCCGGTGACGCGGCGGGCAGCCGCCCCTTCGCGGTGATGGGCGACTACAACGTGGCGCCGACGGACGACGACGTCTTCGACCCGGCCGCCTACGTCGGCTCCACGCACGTCACCCCCGCCGAGCGCGCCGCCCTGGCCTCCCTGCGTGAGGCCGGCCTGTCGGACGTCGTCCCGCGGCCCCTCAAGTACGACCACCCGTTCACGTACTGGGACTACCGCCAGCTCTGCTTCCCGAAGAACCGCGGCATGCGCATCGACCTGGTGTACGCCAACGCCCCGTTCACGAAGGCCGTCAGCGACGCGTACGTGGACCGCGAGGAGCGCAAGGGCAAGGGCGCCTCGGACCACGCGCCCGTGGTCGTGGACCTGGACGTCTAGGGCCGCAGCAGCCGCAGGTCGACCGAGTCCGCCAGGGCCGCCAGCCCCGTGTCGCCCGGATGCAGATGGTCCCCGCTGTCGTACGCGGGGAGCATCCGGGACGGCCGCTGCGGGTCGCGGACCACCGCGTCGAAGTCGAGCACGGCGTCGAAAGCCCCGCCGTCGCGGATCCACTCGTTCACCGCGACCCGCCCGGCGTCGACGGCCGCGGTGCACCGCGTCTCGCCCTCGCAGGGCAGGACCGTCGCCGCCAGCATCCTCAGCCCCCGGGCCTGCCCGCGCGCCGCGAGCTCGCGCAGCCCCGCGATCACCTGCTCCGCCGAGGTGCCCCACCGCAGGTCGTTGACGCCCTCGAAGACGACGGCCGTACGCGCCGACGGCTGTGCGAGGACGTCCCGGTCGAAGCGGTGCAGCGCGCTCACCCCGGCCGTGTCCGTGGACACCCCGTCGCCGGGGTACCGGTCGGTGACCACGCGGTTGCCGGAGACGCCCAGGTTCAGCACTCCGTAACGCGGGACGGTGCTCTGCTTCAGGAGCCGGTCGGCCAGGACGTCCGGCCAGCGACGGTTCGCGTCCACCGTGGACTTGTCGCCGTCGGTGATCGAGTCCCCGAGCAGCACCACGGACCCGGGACCGCCGCTCACGTCGACCCCGGCCAGCAGCGGCCAGCGGGTGATCACCGAGGTGTACGCCCCGGCGGCGCGGTCCGCCGCGTGATCGCCGGGCTCACTGACGTAGGAGCGCTGCTGGGCGAGCCCGTGCACGGGCGTGGCCGTCACCGTCCCGGGCAGATGGAAGCTCACCAGCAGATCGGCGTCCGCCGGCACGGAGAAGCCGAGCGGATCGCTGTACGCCTGGGCCCCGGCCGGGATCGCCACGCCCGCCGCACCGCCGAACGACAGCGCCACCGGGGTGCCCCGCGAGGCCGCGCCCGCCGCCCGCACCGCGACCGTCGCGTTCCCGATCCGTACCGGAGCCGCCGCGAAGGTGTTGTCGAACCGCACCCGCACCCTGGGCCCGCCGGCCGACGTGTGCACGACCAGCCGCAGCGTCCGGTCCGTCCAGGGGCCCACGGCGGCGTAGCCGCCCGTGGCCGTCGTCCAGCTGCCCGTCCAGCCCCGCGTGGAGGTCCGTACCGACACCGCGAAGACGTGCAGCCCGGCCGCGTTCGGCAGCCGGACCGAGGCCACCGCGCGCCCCGGGACCAGCGGCACCGTCATGACATACAGGCGGGCCGGCCGGGCGAGTCGGCCGCCGGGGGTGTTGATGTGCGGCAGGGCCACCGCCTTGGTCGCGAGCGGCCCGGTGCGCCAGTCGGGCGCGGTCAGCCGGTACCCGGAGCGGGAGCCGTTCGCGTACGTGACCGTGCCCGGGCCGCCCACCTCCGTGCCGGCGGTGCCCGCCACCAGGAATGCCAGGGCGTCGCCGCGCCCCGTGACCCGGACGTCCTGGCCGGCGGCGCGGACGTTGTCGGGCTCGCCGGGCCGGCGCTTCGGCCAGGTCAGCCGGGCGCCCTGCACGGTGAGCGTGCGGCCGGGTGTCCAGCCCGCGGCGGTGAGGTCCCGCGCGGACAGGGAGGCACCGGAACCGTCGAAGTCGGCCTCCCCGGGCGAGCTGTCGTCGCTGACGGCCACATTGTCGAACAGCCGCTCCAGCGGCACCGGCGCGGCCCGTCCCTCCTCGACGGCCTGCGCCGACACCGCCGGGACCAGCGACCCGCACAGGGTCAGGACGACCAGGATCCCCCGGACACATCGGCGCACGGCCGACTCCTCCCGCTCATCGACACACGACGCAACAGACGAAACGCAGGGACGGAACACAATGGACAACGACGGCCGAGACGCAAGACGCACGGTGAAACCAGGAGACCTGAGAGACCCGTCAACGCGCACCGCGTGAACTCGGCCTGAACCCGACCGGGATCGCGGGTCCGCGCGCCCTGTGGTGCGTACGGGGGTACGAATGACACGCTGGGCGTATGAACATCCCTTTCCTGGGCAACCGGCGCCAGAAGGTCGGGGTCCCCGATCCGGCAGGCATCGCGGAACTCCTCGCCGAGTGTGAACTGCTCCGCTCCCAGGCGTACCGGGCGGGTGTCCGGCTGGACGACACGGCGGCCTCGCTGGAGGCACTGGACCAGCTCCTGCCGCGCTGGCGGGACGACGAGGACACCCTGACCTGGCTCGGCAACGACGCCGGTCTCTACCTGGGCAGCGTCATCGTGCGCACCGTGCCGGGCGCCACCTGGGAGATCCGTCCCGACGGGCAGCCCGTCGTACGGCTGGACTCCGGCCGTGAGTTCGACGTGGTCGACTCCGGCCACGAGTGGGCCGCGTACGGGGTGCCCGAGCTGTCGCAGCTGTACGCGGAAGTCGCGGAGTCGTGAGCCCCATGGCCGCAACCTTTGGCCCAAAGTCCGACGTAAATACGGCTAATGACCGAAAAGTGCGTGTCGCCCGACAAGTCTGATCTTGCCTGGATACGTTGCGGCAACCACCACACAGCTGAGAGTGAGTAGGGCTGAGCATGGCCGTCGATCCGCTGATCGAGCTGCGTGACGTCAACAAGCACTTCGGGGAGCTGCATGTCCTGCAGGACATCAACCTCACCGTCGGCCGGGGGGAGGTGGTCGTGGTCATCGGCCCGTCGGGGTCGGGAAAGTCCACCCTGTGCCGGGCGATCAACCGGCTGGAGACCATCGAGTCCGGGGAGATCGTCCTCGACGGGCAGTCGCTGCCGGAGGAGGGCAAGGCCCTCGCGCGGCTGCGCGCCGACGTCGGGATGGTTTTCCAGGCGTTCAACCTCTTCGCCCACAAGACCGTCCTGCAGAACCTCTCCCTGGGGCAGGTCAAGGTCCGCGGGCGCCGGAAGGAGGACGCCGACAAGCGCTCCCGTGAACTCCTCGACCGGGTCGGCGTCGCCGATCAGGCGGACAAGTACCCGGCGCAGCTCTCCGGAGGTCAGCAGCAGCGCGTGGCCATCGCCCGCGCCCTGGCCATGGAGCCCAAGGCGATGCTCTTCGACGAGCCGACCTCGGCCCTCGACCCGGAGATGATCAACGAGGTGCTGGAGGTCATGAAGCAACTGGCCCGCGACGGCATGACCATGATCGTCGTCACGCACGAGATGGGCTTCGCCCGCTCGGCCGCCAACCGCGTCGTCTTCATGTCCGACGGCCGGATCGTCGAGGACCGCACCCCCGACGAGTTCTTCACCAACCCGAGCAGTGACCGCGCCAAGGACTTCCTCTCCAAGATCCTCAAGCACTGAACGGGCAGGCTCCCAACGGCTCATCGGTTCGGACCTCGACTACGATGTGCCCTTCATCCCTGTCGGAGAGGGGGACTTCACCGAAGGCCGCCGATCCCGCCAGGGGTGAGCAGACCGCCCGCCCGGTCCGCGGGGCGATTCCCACCGGGTGCGGCCCCCATGGCCCGAAGGCCACGGGGGCGGCGGTTCACATCGGCCAGGCCCGTCCGGCGGCAGCCGGAGATCACTGCTCGCGCAGCGGAACCGACACGTACGACGGGTCGTTCGCCGGCGAGGAGAAGGTCAGCTGCGCGCCGGACGGGTTGTGCTCGATGTAGAGCGGGTCGACCGTGTCGACGACCAGGGCGAGGCGATGCCCGGCCGGGACGTCGTAGGCCGTGGAGTACAGCTCCAGGTCGACGCCGAACGGCTTCCCGGGGGTGCGCCCGTGGAAGGTGTACGGCGCGTGGGTGACCAGCTTGCCGAGGCCGAGCGGCCCCACGTCGTACAGGTAGGCGACGAGGGTGCCGCTCTCCTTGGTCGGGGTGAGGGTCGTGTGCAACGCCGTCGTCCCGCGCACCTGTTGGGCCGTGGCGTACTTCCCCGACTGCCAGACGGCGGCCCAGCGGCGGGGGAGCAGCGGGATCGAGGCCGTCGGCGGCAGCTCGGCCACCTGGTCGAGGATGCTGGACAGGAAGACGACGCCGCCGTCCGCCCCCGAGTTCACGTTGGCGCGGATCGTCTTCGAACCCGCGAGGGCGATCTTCCGGTCGGTCGCGCCGGCCGACTTCCAGTCGGGGTAGCCCTCGTAGCCGCCGGAGGAACGGGACTTGAGCTGGACGGGCTGCTCGCGGTCGATGCCGTTGTCCTCGCCCCTGAGGTAGTGGTCGAACCAGCGCTCGGTGTCCTTCCACACGTCGTTGGGCAGTCCGAACAGGCCGGTCAGTTCGGCGGTCGCGTGGTCACCCGGCCGCATCTCCAGCCGCTTCGGGCCGGTCAGCTTCTCGTAGAAGTCGGCGTACTGGTTGGGCGGGAAGACGCTGTCGCCCCAGGCGTTGGCGAGCATGATCGCCGCGCCGTTGTTGTTGATCTGGTCGACGTACGTCGCAGCGGAACGTTTCTTCCCCCAGGCGATGAGCTCCGGCTCCTTCGCCAGGTTGGAACTGTAGAAGTCGTCGAAGATCTGCCGGAGTTCGGCGCTCTGGCGGCCCGTCACCACGCTCGCGCCGTCCAGCAGGGCGGCGGCCTGGACGTGCTGGGTGCGGCCGGCGTAGATGGAGTCGATCAGGTCGGCCCAGCCGCTGAGTGAGGCGACCGCCTTGACCCGCTTGTCGTGGGCGGCGGTGAGCAGGCTGATGCCGGCGCCGTAGGAGACGCCCGCCATGCCGATGTGCCCGGCGTCCGACGGGGTGTGGGTGAGCGCCCAGTCGATGACCTTCGACGCGTCGGCGACATCGGGCGGGCCCGCCACTTCTATCTCGCCGCCCGATTGCCAGAACCCGCGCACGTTGTACGTGACCACGACGTACCCGGAGTCGGCGAGCTGCTGCGCCTGGGCCAGGTACTCGATCTGGGGCAGCCCCCAGCTCGTGGGCATGACGAGCAGGGGGAAGCGGTCGGTGTCGCGGGCTCCGGCCGGTGTGACGACGTTGGCCTTGAGGACGGTGCCGCCGTCGCCGGTGATGTCGACGAAGCGGATGGGGTGCGGCGCCGCCTGGGCGGTGGGGGCGATTCCGAGGGCGGTGCCGGCGACCAGGGTCGCCGAGACGGCGCCCACGGCGGTGGTGCGCAGGGCCTTGCGGTGGGGTCCCACGGGTCACTCCTCACTCGTGTAAGTGCAAAGTGACCGAACGGTAACCTCGCCTCCTTACCAGTGGTAACCCGTCAGTAAGTTACGTGCCAGTAACGATTGTTGAGGAGTGAAGGACGTCAGGAGGCCCGGTGGGTATTGCGTGGAGCCGCCGCGGCGGGCAGCGCGGTCTGCGCGGCACGCGTCACGTCCTCCACCAGTTCGACGACGTCCGGGCCGTACGCCTGCGAGTTGATCACCTTGAGCAGCAGTACGAAGGGGCTGTTGCCGTACTTGCGGGCCAGCCGCTCGTGGTTGCGGGCGAGGTAGCGGGTGGTGGCCTGGTTGGTGATCGAGGTCTGGCCGCAGAAGAGGAACACCGGACGGACGTTCTGGCTGCGCTCGGCGGTGAGCCGGGCGAGCAGCGCGTACTCCTCCCTGCCGTTCTCCGCGCGGTAGCGCTCCGAGCCGATCAGGAAGGAGCCGCGGTCCGGGCCCGGTTCGGCCTCCACGTTCACCCGCACCCCGGGAAGCAGGGAGGACAGATGGGCCGCCATACGGCGGTTCGACGCCGGCCCGCCGACACAGAACTCGGTCCGCTCGCCGAAACCCTGGCGGGCGGTGTCGTGCGGGAGGATCTGCGCGTGGGCGTTGCAGTCCTTGATCAGTGCGGCGAGTTCGAGAAGCGCGAACACGTCATAGCGCATCACCGTCAACTCCGGCCCCGTGGCGCCGCGGTTCACGACCAGCAGCGACTCGGAGTTGTCGGGCAGCCCGAAGAACGCCTGCTTCCGGCGGAGCCTGCGCCGGTAGAGATAGGTGCGGGCCACCCAGCCCAGCGCGGCGCTGATGCCCGCCGCTATCACGCCCAGGACGATGTTGCGCACGTCGTCATTCATGGGCGCGCATGCTAGCGGGCCCGACGCACCGGTGTTCGACGCCTGCCTGACGCGGCCATGGCGATGAATTAAGCTGCGCGGACGGCCTTTGACTGGAGGTGCGGATGCGTCGCCCTGTCGCACGGAATCTGACGGTCCTGGCGGTTTCGGCCGCCGTGGTGGTGTCGGTGGGAGCGGCGGCGCCGCCACCCGCCGCCCAGAGCCCCGGCGGTGAGAAATCCCCGCTGGCCGTCGGCTATGGCGGCGCCGTCTCCAGCGTCGACCCCGACGCGTCCGCCGCCGGGATCGAGGTCCTGCGCAAGGGCGGCAACGCCGTCGACGCGGCCGTCGCCACGGCCGCCGCGCTCGGCGTCACCGAGCCCTACTCCGCCGGCGTCGGCGGAGGCGGCTACTTCGTCTACTACGACGCCGAGTCCCGGACCGTACGCACCATCGACGGCCGCGAGACCGCCCCGCTGAGCGCCGACAAGAACCTGTTCGTCGAGAACGGCAAGCCCGTCCCCTTCGCCGAAGCCGTCAGCAGCGGCCTCAGCGTCGGCACCCCGGGCACGCCCGCCACCTGGCAGACGGCGCTCGACCGGTGGGGCAGCAAGCGGCTCTCCAGCGTGCTGAAGCCGGCCGAGCGGCTCGCCCGCGACGGCTTCACCGTCGACGAGACCTTCCGCTCGCAGAC
This is a stretch of genomic DNA from Streptomyces hawaiiensis. It encodes these proteins:
- a CDS encoding CocE/NonD family hydrolase codes for the protein MGPHRKALRTTAVGAVSATLVAGTALGIAPTAQAAPHPIRFVDITGDGGTVLKANVVTPAGARDTDRFPLLVMPTSWGLPQIEYLAQAQQLADSGYVVVTYNVRGFWQSGGEIEVAGPPDVADASKVIDWALTHTPSDAGHIGMAGVSYGAGISLLTAAHDKRVKAVASLSGWADLIDSIYAGRTQHVQAAALLDGASVVTGRQSAELRQIFDDFYSSNLAKEPELIAWGKKRSAATYVDQINNNGAAIMLANAWGDSVFPPNQYADFYEKLTGPKRLEMRPGDHATAELTGLFGLPNDVWKDTERWFDHYLRGEDNGIDREQPVQLKSRSSGGYEGYPDWKSAGATDRKIALAGSKTIRANVNSGADGGVVFLSSILDQVAELPPTASIPLLPRRWAAVWQSGKYATAQQVRGTTALHTTLTPTKESGTLVAYLYDVGPLGLGKLVTHAPYTFHGRTPGKPFGVDLELYSTAYDVPAGHRLALVVDTVDPLYIEHNPSGAQLTFSSPANDPSYVSVPLREQ
- a CDS encoding SGNH/GDSL hydrolase family protein; amino-acid sequence: MRRCVRGILVVLTLCGSLVPAVSAQAVEEGRAAPVPLERLFDNVAVSDDSSPGEADFDGSGASLSARDLTAAGWTPGRTLTVQGARLTWPKRRPGEPDNVRAAGQDVRVTGRGDALAFLVAGTAGTEVGGPGTVTYANGSRSGYRLTAPDWRTGPLATKAVALPHINTPGGRLARPARLYVMTVPLVPGRAVASVRLPNAAGLHVFAVSVRTSTRGWTGSWTTATGGYAAVGPWTDRTLRLVVHTSAGGPRVRVRFDNTFAAAPVRIGNATVAVRAAGAASRGTPVALSFGGAAGVAIPAGAQAYSDPLGFSVPADADLLVSFHLPGTVTATPVHGLAQQRSYVSEPGDHAADRAAGAYTSVITRWPLLAGVDVSGGPGSVVLLGDSITDGDKSTVDANRRWPDVLADRLLKQSTVPRYGVLNLGVSGNRVVTDRYPGDGVSTDTAGVSALHRFDRDVLAQPSARTAVVFEGVNDLRWGTSAEQVIAGLRELAARGQARGLRMLAATVLPCEGETRCTAAVDAGRVAVNEWIRDGGAFDAVLDFDAVVRDPQRPSRMLPAYDSGDHLHPGDTGLAALADSVDLRLLRP
- the pcaC gene encoding 4-carboxymuconolactone decarboxylase: MSETPPNTLQYRFDGPEEAPVLILGPSLGTTWHMWDRQIPELTKQWRVFRFDLPGHGGAPAYPAGSVGELTTRLLATLEGLGVQRFGYAGCALGGAVGIELALRHPERLASLALIAASPRFGTADEFRQRGVIVRTNGLDPIARTAPERWFTGGFAAAQPAITEWAVQMVRTTDPGCYIASCEALASFDVRPELGRVGVPTLVLVGSDDQVTGPAEARTLVAGIPDARLAVVPGASHLVPVEQPAAVTDLLVRHFSTAWQPAFETSTGQNALPPAALKPVLSPAPPQPPQTGPVAEIAPVVVPPQAQGRPDPYDAGIKVRREVLGDAHVDRALAQADAFSGDFQEFITRYAWGEIWDRPGLDRRTRSCVTLTALVAGGHLDELAFHTRAALRNGLTPGEIKEVLLQAAVYCGVPAANSAFKVAQQVIREETTPQG
- a CDS encoding MBL fold metallo-hydrolase; protein product: MKLTKKSHACVRLEKDGRTLVLDPGAFSEEDAALGADAILVTHEHPDHFDESRLRAAMENNPAAEIWTLRAVAEKISSAFPGRVHSVGHGDTFTAAGFDVQVHGELHAVIHPDIPRITNVGYLVDGGRVFHPGDALTVPDHPVETLMLPVMAPWSKISEVIDYVRELKPQRAYDIHDALLTDLARPIYDRQIGQLGGSEHLRLTPGESAEV
- a CDS encoding amino acid ABC transporter ATP-binding protein — its product is MAVDPLIELRDVNKHFGELHVLQDINLTVGRGEVVVVIGPSGSGKSTLCRAINRLETIESGEIVLDGQSLPEEGKALARLRADVGMVFQAFNLFAHKTVLQNLSLGQVKVRGRRKEDADKRSRELLDRVGVADQADKYPAQLSGGQQQRVAIARALAMEPKAMLFDEPTSALDPEMINEVLEVMKQLARDGMTMIVVTHEMGFARSAANRVVFMSDGRIVEDRTPDEFFTNPSSDRAKDFLSKILKH
- a CDS encoding exodeoxyribonuclease III translates to MRIATWNVNSITARLPRLLAWLESSGTDVLCLQEAKVAEEQFPAEQLRELGYESAVHATGRWNGVAVLSRVGIEDVVKGLPGDPGFDGSVEPRAISATCGPLRVWSVYVPNGREVEHPHYAYKLQWFEALKAAVAGDAAGSRPFAVMGDYNVAPTDDDVFDPAAYVGSTHVTPAERAALASLREAGLSDVVPRPLKYDHPFTYWDYRQLCFPKNRGMRIDLVYANAPFTKAVSDAYVDREERKGKGASDHAPVVVDLDV
- a CDS encoding DUF6278 family protein; protein product: MNIPFLGNRRQKVGVPDPAGIAELLAECELLRSQAYRAGVRLDDTAASLEALDQLLPRWRDDEDTLTWLGNDAGLYLGSVIVRTVPGATWEIRPDGQPVVRLDSGREFDVVDSGHEWAAYGVPELSQLYAEVAES